Proteins encoded together in one Perognathus longimembris pacificus isolate PPM17 chromosome 8, ASM2315922v1, whole genome shotgun sequence window:
- the LOC125355966 gene encoding probable N-acetyltransferase CML1 yields the protein MAPYHIRKYQESDRKWVLTLFCSGMEEHIPTTFYHILRLPRTFLLLLGVPVTLLLVYGSWILASGCICILLFFLWFIAKYPWRLYVATCLRTDLADITKSYLSSRNSCFWVAECGGRVVGMVGALPVKDPPLGKKQLELLHMSVALEHRGKGIAKALVRTVLQFARDQGYSEVVLGTTMLQQGALALYQGMGFQKTGQSFFTIFRRLTAMPTFQLIYYLSTGQKVGL from the coding sequence ATGGCTCCTTATCACATCCGCAAGTACCAGGAGAGCGACCGCAAATGGGTCCTGACTTTGTTCTGCAGTGGCATGGAGGAGCACATCCCCACCACCTTCTACCACATACTGAGGCTGCCCAGAACTTTCTTGCTCTTACTTGGGGTGCCTGTTACACTACTCCTGGTCTATGGCTCGTGGATCCTGGCTAGTGGTTGCATCTGtatacttcttttcttcctgtggttCATTGCTAAATACCCTTGGAGACTGTATGTGGCCACCTGTTTGCGCACAGACCTGGCTGACATCACCAAGTCCTACCTGAGCTCCCGTAACTCCTGCTTCTGGGTGGCTGAGTGTGGGGGGCGCGTGGTGGGCATGGTGGGTGCCTTGCCTGTCAAGGATCCCCCCTTGGGGAAGAAGCAGTTAGAGCTGCTTCACATGTCTGTGGCCTTGGAGCACCGAGGAAAGGGGATAGCTAAAGCTCTGGTCAGGACTGTCCTCCAGTTTGCCCGGGACCAGGGCTACAGTGAGGTTGTCCTTGGGACCACAATGTTGCAACAGGGGGCCCTGGCTCTCTATCAGGGAATGGGCTTCCAGAAGACTGGCCAGTCATTTTTTACCATATTCAGAAGACTAACGGCTATGCCTACATTTCAATTAATATACTACCTCTCTACTGGTCAGAAAGTGGGGCTATAA